In the genome of Uloborus diversus isolate 005 unplaced genomic scaffold, Udiv.v.3.1 scaffold_412, whole genome shotgun sequence, the window CAATCGAGGTTTCCActtggaataagtacttttagtctagttggtcactttacgtcAGAAAATGCTACATGCAGCATACTATCCAttaaaactgatgatccacaaaccacaccaacaaattataacaacaacacTCTTAACAAActataaacagtctcaagacatttgttttttcgaaataaaatttagatgtgtgatttaaaaaacatataaagttatttgaaatgttaaaaagaagataaataaataaaataagatggtcaagcaatagttttgctcaaaaaaaaggctTTACATCGagttacataatgcttttgaatttatttttagccaagtgtgattgaaattaaccaaagtggctaatatcagccaaacttggcaaccctaagcaagtttaaaattttaaagcgagaagggaCAAATTTTCATTCTTATGGTTGCAAATCATCTGCCTTATGTGtcgattcagaatttttttttcagggctgaactcaattagactttatattaaaaaacttttttgtaaaaaattgcatttttacaaaaaaaaaaaaaaatgctgatgtagatgaacttagaatgaaaaactacaattaaatccaaaatttcatccaaatcgttagagccgttttcgagacacgaaatataaatatatatacctacccacaagaattgctcgtttaaagatataagatatttCCTGCTTCCCTTATACACTGCTTGCAGGAGCTGAAAAAAACTTCTTTGCCAAATAGAAATTTTCTGCATTTGCTTTTCACCAATAACCTAGAAACTTAACAGGTTTATTTGTCATCTTGAATAAGGAATTTTGCTTCGGAAAAACATTTAAAGATTTCGTATGATTATGATTTGTGAAAATTATATGAAGTTTTATTATTGGCAtatgtttcaaaattcaaactacaGTTTACTTTCTCAAAAATGCATAGCTTTAAACCAACTGATATCAGAATTAAGAATTTTGTAGGTTTCATGTTATTAATTTCTTTGCACATACATTGCGaaaattattgctattattttcaaataaaactgctaaaatgaaagtttattttatGTACCTTTGTTCATGccatttattttgtttgtttttttatggtTTGTCTTTCATTTATATAGTTGAGATTTCTCTTaattatgtggttttttttaatgccaCTGTAATGCTATATTGTTTAGTTCTAATATAATGCTCTTGGGattagaaaaaaatctgaatggtgacatgaattttaaaaatagtagttcaataaaaaaaaggttaacaataAGTTAGCAAAAAGAGTTACCTGTCACAAGTCTACTTCAATGCATAacctagcataaaaataattgtgATAGATTTTAATGTTCGTTATATTTACaatcaatttaattttctaaattattctTGGTGCCTACAGAAACTATAAAATTTTCCTAAGATTCTTAgctgtcttttttaaaaaaatgaaatctttattcaatatttatttaaaagacatataataattaaaatatcaatgtagGTGCCTCTCCAATTGAAACGTGTCAGATAGCTGCTCAACCTCCTCCCCCAGGTGTTGGTCCTTTGTTGCCTCCTGTTGCAAGTGATCCTGCTGTTACATTCCCTAGTCATAATCATACTTATAAAAAAGATGATCCTCTCAAAGATGTTAAGAAAGAAGATGGAAGGTAAGTTACATAAAAGCtactttttgcatttattttcagaAAGTACAAACGTTTGCGCCAGCATGGAACATGCAAATGTGCAGCCTGCATATGGCAATGCTTGTGAATCTCAAGAATTATATAACAGCGTTGATTATCCTGGCAACGGCAGACTCACTCTCAATTTCAACCTGTCTTTGGTCTGCTGCTGCAGAACTAGAACTTATGTCTGGCCCGCACTATTCGATTAACCAGatcatttttacattttgtcAATTAAATCTTGTACGTATGTATTTTGGAAATTAGTTCGGAATTAAGTTAACTCATTAGTACCTTAGCTAAAAAGTTATGCATAACATTTCAACTAATGAACagataatcttaatatataaaaatcaatgtcctgagataacatatatatatatatatatcaacgcacagccgaaaccgctgaagcttcagagttgaaatttggcagacatgtccgcatgattacgaaagtaaccactaagaaaggatttttcgaaatctcaattagttcgggagaaattaactaaaaccccttaatttctgcgaaattaaaaacctgtcattgaaattcaaatcccttattttcgaaggctttcctccattcaaatcattattcagtacttcatctcaacttttggtcgatagcgaactataaatttgatattgtttttgtttctcacgtgattcttcgaggcttttctcaagtaaaattataatgtttctgtctattgctttcattttttcaaagctagaaacgaagtttttaagaacatcatcacaggcggactatcctttcgaatttagaagagtgcagtttcctgttaaagtttgctttgcaataaccattaataagtcacaaggacagacatcaagagaagaccttttttttttacacggccaattttatgtagcttgctacaaagtcagttcatcaagcagcttaataattttagcaccaaaaaaaaaaactaaaaatgttgtatacaaagaagttcttgcttaaacataggtatatcaataaaatgtggatagcctgtgtttgcaaagataatcaatactttaaaaggatcgttaataaaagttaaagatcggttaaggacaagggcatatatataaggagtccagggaccccgggatcctccaaaattagaaaaaattataggttataagtaattattataggggattttcgaaactaggtgcaccaagcactgttaaaccctgctaattccattaccagagcgatgccgggtacgggaatgctagtacattataaaaagttaagtttatgtactattgcatttttataacaaattaattttcaactttaaaatacattagtggttcattaaaaagtcagtaatccaacgttattaagcacaaaacttgcaaatgattgcagacacgtgtttcggtgttacaaggaacacctttttcaatgcaaagaagtgtgagcttttggatgaaaagtcatccgagaaaagcaacacggtggaacgggagatagtataaatatcaaaaaatagaaattaaacaaaacaaaaaagataaaatgacacatggagacagaatttattatataattccatcaggaaaaaaaccgttaagtaataaattttaaaagaaaacccataaacaatgcaaaaagtccaaaaatgaaaccactctgaataaatttgcaataaatttaccagcgggaaaaactatgtatggaagcaatgtatcaaatggagaaatgcagaaaaaacagagtgaaggataaacatattggaattagttaatcacaaaacgaaataagaaagcaaaaaatgaaaaaataaaagtaagaaatgtacgacgtttacataaaaataatagaaaatctaaaccaattttaacaaaggagtccacacagaggaaaaatagggaattgcagtaagatcattaactaaattagaacggttcctcaggatgtggaaagattcccaaaaatcaagatccaacgaattggggcatttttggataatttgataagagttaaaacagcaattttaccctcttaattgctgtgggatctataaaattgtttgcaattgcggactcggatacatcggacagacccgccgttctttgaaatttcggttaaaagaacatcaaagctatgtgagaaaacaacagctgaataaatccagtattgctcaacactgttgggaattaaatcactcttttgattttaactcttatcaaattatccaaaaatgccccaattcgttgcaTCTTggtttttgggaatctttccacatcctgaggaaccgttctaatttagttaacgatcttactgcaattccctatttttcctctgtgtggactcctttgttaaaattggtttagattttctattatttttatgtaaacgtcgtacatttcttacttttattttttcattttttgctttcttatttcgttttgtgattaactaattccaatatgtttatccttcactctgttttttctgcatttctccatttgatacattgcttccatacatagtttttcccgctggtaaatttattgcaaatttattcagagtggtttcatttttggactttttgcattgtttatgggttttcttttaaaatttattacttaacggtttttttcctgatgaaattatataataaattttgtctccatgtatcattttatcttttttgttttgtttaatttctattttttgatatttatactatctcccgttccaccgtgttgcttttctcggatgacttttcatccgaaagctcacacttctttgcattgaaaaaggtgttccttgtaacaccgaaacacgtgtctgcaatcatttgcaagttttgtgcttaataacgttggattactgactttttaatttttcagcacaaaggtatttattctttacatAAGTGGTTCGTTCCATGTTAAATCAATACAATAATTTGACCTCtcctttttatgttttgataGATTTTGTTAGGGACATGACAGACAGTgcattaacttcttttttttttccttaaatatgcCTGCCAGTTTTGAAAGTCAAAACACCTGGAATATATTCTAATTTGTGCTGAAATATAAGCCcttcaatattattttcaaagatttttcacTATGATATGAAGGtctaagtaaaatttatttgaaataaaatttaaatttctcaaaataggcaatttcaaaaattttcaaaaataattagtaGTTTATTCTGTAATATAATGAAATCAGTTGATGAAAGAAACCATTGTGGGGCTCATAACACATTGCCACCTGTCATTATTCACCTTCAAAACCCACGTTATGCATTTGTACTGATTGTTCAAGAAGCAAAATATGTTAGAAATTGGAGCTTCCCAATTTTTAGTGCATAGTGTTTAATTTAGTGAATTAggtttaacatttattttcacaTAAACGGTTTAGATGTGCAGTTTTCTTCATATGCACATAGTCACATACTACCTCTCAGCTACCAACCCCTCCCCCAAATGTTTTTGTATATAGGAGTACACCTGTGATGTGGGATATGtattcgtatgtatgatattaaactcattttatgtttctttttaggAGTATTGATGATAAAATAGAAGCTTTTCAAAGAGAACTTGAGAAAAGGGATCGAGAATACTCGAGGGATAGAGGTTCCCGCAGCAGAAGTAGGAGCACAATTCATGAAAGATCTCGTTCTTCTTCAAGATCACGTTCCTATTCATCTAAATCGTGGTCTCGATCTGCATCTCGAAGTACAACTAGGACATCACGGTCACGTTCTCGAACCCCATTCTCGAGCCGATCCCGCTCCCGTTCATATTCTCACTCAAGATCTAGGTCTTGGTCTAAACCTCGATCTTATTCTAGATCACGTTCCCGTACAAGAACAGAATCTTCGCGATCTCGTTCAAGATCACGAGCTGAATCTAGACTGCGCAGAAGGAATACTTCTAGAGATCGAATACGGTCTCCTAGAGGAAGAACACGATCACGTTCATTTTCTCCTAAAGATTATAGATCAGCATCTCACAAAGGAATATCATCGTATGCAAATAAGCATGGATATGGACCACCACAGTATGGGTCATCATATCAATCACAATATGGACCACCTCCCGTTTTGCCTCTTCCTGTTATACGACCTTCAGCATTCCCTCCTCACCATGTACATCCATTACACATACCTGCACCATCTGTTCATACTAGGCCAGCTAATCACTATGGTATGGAACGTGGACCTAAGTACCCATTGCCATATAATGATTCTTATCCAATGTATGATATGTATCAACCAAAATATCCCCAAAGATTTGAGAGAGATCAGCGAGAGCAAAGAATAATAAGATATGATAAAAGGCAAGACTATGAAAGACAACAAAGACAAACAGAAGAAGAAATTCCTCATAGAATTCCTGGTTGGGTTGGGGATAGATCAAGACAGTATCGTCCTCGTTTTAGAGAAGATAGAGATCAGCAACGGAAAGAGATCAAAGAGTTGCCAAAAATAGCAGAAAGTGTTGTAAGAGTTGTTCATGTCAAAGAAAGTACTGAAGAGTCTCAGGTAAAAAAGAAAGACGAAAAAGTTGTGAAGCATAAAAAACATCACCAtcatcataaaaataaagaagttaaaaAAGTAGAGAAATCTGAAAACAAAATACCTGTAGTTATTGGAGCTGAAAAACCTACCGAACCTTCAAGGAACTTGATAAAAGTTGAAGTTGTGTCAGATAAAGTCATTGAAAGCAAACCTTCATCTGATTCGTTAAAAGTGtcaaaaaatccagaaaaatcaaaagaaaagaagCATAAGCATAAGAAACATAAAGCTGGCAATGAACAAATTCctaaaaagaaaaagtcaaataaaaaagaaaaattagaaggcCTAACTAGCACAGATTCTGAGGTGCCAGCCAAAGTTAAagtcaagaagaaaaaaattaagctaAAGCCTGTTATAGAAGTTAAAGAAGATGGTGATGCTGCTAAGGAAATAGAAAGCAAAACAGAATCAGACAATgttaaattagaaaatgaaattgaaaaagttgaTGATACAACTGTTAAGAAAGAAACCCAAGAGCAGTCAGCTGATACCCTTAATCTTTTTGCTGAAGAAATAGAAAGCGAAGCTGGAATTTTTGGTTCAGATGCTGTACCTGAAGCTGACTCAACTGAAAATGTTGATAATAATCTATCTGTCAATAGTTCTGCAGCTGAGGTTGAAAAAACTGAAGAAGCTGTCATTAGTGAGGAAGAGGTCGTAGAGAGTGTTGAAGATGAAAATGTTTTACATGTTGATGTACCTGCTTTGTCAAAATGGGAAAGAGAAGAAATCGATGATGACTTTGTTGCTAAGCCACAAAGAAGGAGTGCTGTTGTTGTTCCAAAGGATGATAAAGGCTCTATTTCTTCTGATATTATTCATAGAGCTGAATTAGCTTTGTTATCAAAACCTTTCAAACCGAGAATAGAGaccaaagagaaaaatgaatcaaGGGGGTCAAGCATCACATCAAGTCCTGAAGCAGGCATTCCAAAGCATAAAGAAGTCCCAGAGCTTAAAAGTGTCGTAAATTCAGAAAAGTTAACTTCTCCAAACTTACAAGTGACTATATTAACTTCCAAAGATAGGCGATCTGTTCGTTCtaaaaaagaagatattttaaaaagtgttagTGTTAAACACCAATCTAGACATTTAAAATCTGACAGATCAAATGCAAGTAGTAGGCAGCATGATGAGCAACATTTGCACCGGACAATAACTTTGCATGCTAGTAAGATTGAAGATAGGAGTAGGGAATTCAGAGATCATAGTAGTGATAGACGTGAAAGAAGATATAGCCCACTGAGAGAGCCAATGTCGTTCAAAAGAACATCTTCTCGTGAAGGAAGAGAAGTTAGTAGGAAAACCGAGTGGGACACCCGACGAGATGAAAACTTAAACCCTAAGGATGATCGTAAGTACAGGAGTATGGAATATGATCGTCATCCAAGAAGTGGCGATTACAATGCTCGCGATGTGAGTAGATCTGATCGAAGAAAAGTAATCACTGATCATGCTTCGCAGCCCAAAAGTAAGAGACCTAATGAAAGAGATGGATATCGATCGTTTGAAAGAGTACATAAGATTGTCAGTTATAGAAAATCTCGATCAAGAAGCTTAGAGTCATCTGAAAGCCATTCATCATACAAAAGAAAACCTAGTGAAAAGCAGCATGTTGACATACATGAAAGTCGGTCCAGGGAAAAAGGTCAAAATCTTCAAGGTAACGTACCTCAACGCAGAAAGCATTCTCCTATTAGAGCACCTGATAAACATGACTCTTTATCGGATCGTATCAAGCCTCCGAAAAGAGATTTTCatgatgatttaaaatttgaacCTGATTACGATGAATATAGTGATGTGGACGAAAGAGGTTCTGAAGCAAAAGAAAGACGTAAAAGAAGAAGTACTTCTCCTGGAGTTGAGAAGAAACgttccaaaattgaaaaattatcaaacattCCAGAGTCAGTTGTGAAAGAAAAGTCGAACATTGTAAGTAGTGGTAGCTCTTCTGCTCAGAGTGAAAGTGATTCTTCAGAGTCAGATGAACAAAAAGgttctaaaagtaaaaattctgATCCAGAACACAAACAAAAGCATAAAAAGTCGAAGCACAGAAAGCATAAGAAACACAAaaagcataaaaagaaaaaaagtcacaaatcTAAACAAAAAGAATAGTGTGATATTGCAGAGCTTTGTTCTTAAGTTTATGTTATGGTGACcaacttaaatatgtattttacttAAAGTGTCAAAATGTTAtataagtttgtttttttttttaagtacaaattgTGTATGATGTGTTAAAGAGGATAAGACCTTTTAAATCTTGAAATCTTTGTTCAGTTTTCGttttacattgttttatttttctgtgtgaCATGTGCCTGCAAACATGTACAtattgtgtgggggggggatgtaaAGCAGCAACAAATGTATAAATCATTCAAATTCCTGTTAGGACTAGACCTGTAAAAAATATTAGGAGGTACTAAATTTCTTCTTCATCTGTTAAAAAATGTCTTGAATGCGTTgtgcaagaacttttttttctgaaacaaattattattcATCTCATTTGTGAATAAACCTCATTAATATATTTGTACATAAAATAGGTCATTTGTATAATAAATTGTTTGCTAGCCTTCGTAAATTTTTCGTTTCctgtgtttattttttcatcattatcttTACTagtattataaagagagagggtggatttttgcttgtttatatgttcgaggtaatcacCGGAactactgcacctatttgaaaaattctttcactatatgaaaggtgctttcttacagagtaacataggctataattcgaaaaaatccgataaatagttctttttatttaaatttaggcccaaatttcacggaaattgcctattattggctattaaaggggtgaaaaattacttgcacatattaatatatatcgttaaaaaggatagaattttctgcgttctaaacaatttatttcaatgctctaacttaattatgtctagagtaatttgcgtttttagctcgaacttttttagacttatctgaaatttaggcactactttcttcatttaatctgtcaataaaaagtgaaagaattgttccatagttttctttttgacagcattggaaaaagcggcattttttactccagatctctcttgacccatggtcgaaaaaattagcttctatcttcaaaggaaaaaagttacaagcgtttttaaatcaatttcgaaatatgtcattttgattcgggttatcaaccattttattttcgcgtttccatggttacgctttttgaatccattgtttatttccttattttgcatctgatttcttaaacttattttatttcgtgttttcatggttacgcttttaaaatccatctttcgcattttaatttctttaaagtattttagtatctgtcgtcattgtttggaagggtaattttgcatggtgtttttttttcttttatttaagttattaagttattcttttaattagttgttgaatatatgtcacttgacacaatttttgttctcaaggtagactgggcaacgcagctcttaatatattaagatttgaaagctactgttaatgtgattttatacttttttgtttgtttggcgaaacatttattattgccaaagaataAACATCCGCTTCATTCGCAAAAGGGCTGTGTTCTGGTAGCGTGGGCGCTTGGCACGTTAggtgctgagcagttcagtctaggattattgttttaaggtaaccattaatgtaattcattgttttggtgatttgttttgaaagaaaagaaacttttgattcgtttttatccgagtgaaatgtacgacattttctttttttctgacgatgaattttgaatgttccacgggatgtttttttttcgttaaatggatggattatgataacgtggttgctgggcaagtttggtgATAAACTATAGagctgcagaattatttttacatttgaaagatgttatttgatgtattttttcgtttatttggcgaaatattttaaattgcagtaaaaaccgcttcactcgctaaatagagttttaaagcaactgtaaatctaatttaatgatttgacaaaaagttttaaattctaaagaaacttaaatagttttttttttttgaaaaggtgtgtacgcattttatacaaagaaaaacgatcatttggGATCAGAGGGGGAGGACGGAGGGggcatcaatttttttattcaacggacttccattaaattttagcATGGCCATCgctgtgtgggtactgctagtactATGATAAAGTAAACTTAGTGTCTCAGTGACCTCTCATTTACCTGAACATGGTGAAATACCACAAAAGtgaattaaaactgaaacatAAGGGAGGATAACCTGTCAAGGGCAGATTCAGAAA includes:
- the LOC129233438 gene encoding E3 ubiquitin-protein ligase RBBP6-like, whose product is YDNDEILVPKNTSVIVARIPVATGNKKTWDKQDLPLPIDDDDLGQIRYDRIVKNADLVNANTTEEDKVKAMITQSSQEYDPSKYVKSRSMTGPLPPTYTCYRCGKQGHWIKDCPTNNVEEPPDVKRSTGIPRSFMVPVDGPEHRGALLTSTGDYAVPLIDHQAYKEVKKEKPPFVPQDEPVVQQEAQIREELLCMVCKDLLQDAVLIPCCGNSFCDECVRQVLLESDNHECPVCHDTDVSPNTLIPNRFLRTAVLNFKNETGYTRARHVILVKSPPSISQSVESPQPSPDSTVESHPTEIQSAHIQNDDNVHEEHDGPAESKVEVDNSEDGKKEPVKEKIVEEKTSSPRKSPKENVDEELDMQPGTPLADEPPEDLVEESLPIQTIGREPHISERYDYHSGSRYSRSRHSDNRHYREESSSYENPISTIGTITNYRKNKYGGPFNHLVPVRQQYPNQRKQSRNENYPREREDYRTRYDRRHHAEHGSQRNSHYNRYERSPRDTRYNVADHEYPVNELEHSEDPYNSHLHVEEPSHRRPERYRTPPAIPVHIPPSIPPAIYAIPPNLPAHQPMVPVPQVFAPQPPPPGASPIETCQIAAQPPPPGVGPLLPPVASDPAVTFPSHNHTYKKDDPLKDVKKEDGRSIDDKIEAFQRELEKRDREYSRDRGSRSRSRSTIHERSRSSSRSRSYSSKSWSRSASRSTTRTSRSRSRTPFSSRSRSRSYSHSRSRSWSKPRSYSRSRSRTRTESSRSRSRSRAESRLRRRNTSRDRIRSPRGRTRSRSFSPKDYRSASHKGISSYANKHGYGPPQYGSSYQSQYGPPPVLPLPVIRPSAFPPHHVHPLHIPAPSVHTRPANHYGMERGPKYPLPYNDSYPMYDMYQPKYPQRFERDQREQRIIRYDKRQDYERQQRQTEEEIPHRIPGWVGDRSRQYRPRFREDRDQQRKEIKELPKIAESVVRVVHVKESTEESQVKKKDEKVVKHKKHHHHHKNKEVKKVEKSENKIPVVIGAEKPTEPSRNLIKVEVVSDKVIESKPSSDSLKVSKNPEKSKEKKHKHKKHKAGNEQIPKKKKSNKKEKLEGLTSTDSEVPAKVKVKKKKIKLKPVIEVKEDGDAAKEIESKTESDNVKLENEIEKVDDTTVKKETQEQSADTLNLFAEEIESEAGIFGSDAVPEADSTENVDNNLSVNSSAAEVEKTEEAVISEEEVVESVEDENVLHVDVPALSKWEREEIDDDFVAKPQRRSAVVVPKDDKGSISSDIIHRAELALLSKPFKPRIETKEKNESRGSSITSSPEAGIPKHKEVPELKSVVNSEKLTSPNLQVTILTSKDRRSVRSKKEDILKSVSVKHQSRHLKSDRSNASSRQHDEQHLHRTITLHASKIEDRSREFRDHSSDRRERRYSPLREPMSFKRTSSREGREVSRKTEWDTRRDENLNPKDDRKYRSMEYDRHPRSGDYNARDVSRSDRRKVITDHASQPKSKRPNERDGYRSFERVHKIVSYRKSRSRSLESSESHSSYKRKPSEKQHVDIHESRSREKGQNLQGNVPQRRKHSPIRAPDKHDSLSDRIKPPKRDFHDDLKFEPDYDEYSDVDERGSEAKERRKRRSTSPGVEKKRSKIEKLSNIPESVVKEKSNIVSSGSSSAQSESDSSESDEQKGSKSKNSDPEHKQKHKKSKHRKHKKHKKHKKKKSHKSKQKE